In Zingiber officinale cultivar Zhangliang chromosome 3B, Zo_v1.1, whole genome shotgun sequence, a single window of DNA contains:
- the LOC121967674 gene encoding B3 domain-containing protein Os02g0683500-like isoform X1, giving the protein MPQNQGMEFTNGRRDRFYTGSHEEEQQVRRVDQAPLLMVSSSSSSSSSSALSSAVGRPNFRGENWTVLEREQMFEKVVTPSDVGKLNRLVIPKQHAEKYFPLDAVADGGKGLLLSFEDQTGKAWRFRYSYWNSSQSYVMTKGWSRFVKEKHLDAGDTVCFSRRGDRLFIDWKKRFIRDPAAAARGGRINLPFTGFSFGPAPVVGPWGATSPSFLAPSAPTPAYGAQIVFFRSPLTAPPPCEVRPGDVSVVLESTTPAAVGTPAAAKRVKLFGVNLYCPESEGGGSSGGGETQASSSPASVTKDQEQQHSSSSLNLDL; this is encoded by the exons ATGCCACAAAACCAA GGGATGGAGTTCACGAATGGAAGGAGGGATAGGTTTTACACGGGCAGTCATGAAGAAGAGCAACAGGTACGGCGGGTAGATCAGGCGCCTCTTTTAAtggtctcttcttcttcttcttcgtcctcCTCCTCCGCTTTGTCGTCGGCGGTTGGGAGGCCTAATTTCCGGGGGGAGAATTGGACGGTGCTGGAGAGGGAGCAGATGTTCGAGAAGGTGGTGACGCCGAGCGACGTCGGGAAACTGAACCGGCTGGTGATCCCAAAGCAGCACGCGGAGAAGTACTTCCCGTTGGACGCGGTGGCGGATGGAGGGAAGGGGCTGCTGCTGAGCTTCGAGGACCAGACGGGGAAGGCGTGGCGGTTCCGCTACTCCTACTGGAACAGCAGCCAGAGCTACGTGATGACCAAGGGCTGGAGCCGCTTCGTCAAGGAGAAGCACCTCGACGCCGGCGACACCGTCTGCTTTAGCCGCAGAGGGGACCGCCTCTTCATCGACTGGAAAAAGCGTTTCATCCGGGACCCCGCGGCGGCAGCTCGGGGAGGCAGAATTAATCTCCCTTTCACCGGATTCTCTTTCGGGCCGGCCCCTGTCGTCGGTCCATGGGGAGCTACTTCTCCCAGCTTCCTAGCGCCTTCCGCGCCCACCCCCGCCTACGGCGCGCAGATTGTCTTCTTCCGGTCACCGCTGACGGCGCCGCCCCCATGCGAGGTACGACCCGGCGATGTGTCGGTCGTCCTCGAGTCGACGACGCCAGCTGCCGTCGGCACCCCGGCCGCAGCCAAGCGCGTGAAATTATTTGGGGTGAACCTCTACTGCCCTGAATCGGAAGGCGGCGGCAGCAGCGGCGGCGGCGAGACACAAGCTTCTTCATCGCCAGCGTCAGTGACCAAGGACCAGGAGCAGCAGCATTCATCCTCCTCCTTGAATCTTGATCTATGA
- the LOC121967674 gene encoding B3 domain-containing protein Os02g0683500-like isoform X2, with protein sequence MEFTNGRRDRFYTGSHEEEQQVRRVDQAPLLMVSSSSSSSSSSALSSAVGRPNFRGENWTVLEREQMFEKVVTPSDVGKLNRLVIPKQHAEKYFPLDAVADGGKGLLLSFEDQTGKAWRFRYSYWNSSQSYVMTKGWSRFVKEKHLDAGDTVCFSRRGDRLFIDWKKRFIRDPAAAARGGRINLPFTGFSFGPAPVVGPWGATSPSFLAPSAPTPAYGAQIVFFRSPLTAPPPCEVRPGDVSVVLESTTPAAVGTPAAAKRVKLFGVNLYCPESEGGGSSGGGETQASSSPASVTKDQEQQHSSSSLNLDL encoded by the coding sequence ATGGAGTTCACGAATGGAAGGAGGGATAGGTTTTACACGGGCAGTCATGAAGAAGAGCAACAGGTACGGCGGGTAGATCAGGCGCCTCTTTTAAtggtctcttcttcttcttcttcgtcctcCTCCTCCGCTTTGTCGTCGGCGGTTGGGAGGCCTAATTTCCGGGGGGAGAATTGGACGGTGCTGGAGAGGGAGCAGATGTTCGAGAAGGTGGTGACGCCGAGCGACGTCGGGAAACTGAACCGGCTGGTGATCCCAAAGCAGCACGCGGAGAAGTACTTCCCGTTGGACGCGGTGGCGGATGGAGGGAAGGGGCTGCTGCTGAGCTTCGAGGACCAGACGGGGAAGGCGTGGCGGTTCCGCTACTCCTACTGGAACAGCAGCCAGAGCTACGTGATGACCAAGGGCTGGAGCCGCTTCGTCAAGGAGAAGCACCTCGACGCCGGCGACACCGTCTGCTTTAGCCGCAGAGGGGACCGCCTCTTCATCGACTGGAAAAAGCGTTTCATCCGGGACCCCGCGGCGGCAGCTCGGGGAGGCAGAATTAATCTCCCTTTCACCGGATTCTCTTTCGGGCCGGCCCCTGTCGTCGGTCCATGGGGAGCTACTTCTCCCAGCTTCCTAGCGCCTTCCGCGCCCACCCCCGCCTACGGCGCGCAGATTGTCTTCTTCCGGTCACCGCTGACGGCGCCGCCCCCATGCGAGGTACGACCCGGCGATGTGTCGGTCGTCCTCGAGTCGACGACGCCAGCTGCCGTCGGCACCCCGGCCGCAGCCAAGCGCGTGAAATTATTTGGGGTGAACCTCTACTGCCCTGAATCGGAAGGCGGCGGCAGCAGCGGCGGCGGCGAGACACAAGCTTCTTCATCGCCAGCGTCAGTGACCAAGGACCAGGAGCAGCAGCATTCATCCTCCTCCTTGAATCTTGATCTATGA